ggttaacgcagtcaaatgcttttcgaaaatcaataaaacatgcagatacatctacattcatgtctctgcatcgacTATATCATTATTTAGCgttgctgtcaataaagtcaagCTAGAGAATACTTGTTATTCTCCTTCGTTTTAGTCTATATCTCACtccatcaacttctaacagctctattaTTCCATTCCACATATTTGTCATTTCTACGTACCCCTTCCCGTATCAGTTGGCCCAAATGTATGCccatgtattttgtagtattgtaaaactttttgccgtttgtggattgtacaatgggccgaggtaaagttatcgattagaaaatttgttcaattattattagattttttagttataaaaattcaattcggaaatcgcgaatatgttgcaattgtcacgctatagtgtaagaaatagtcaaaagatacaaaactacaggttcttTCGTCACAAAAcgtagaaatgtacgaaaaagtaaaataaccgaagcagatcgaagggcattaagacgcattatagtgaaaaatcgatgAGCATATTATATGGAGTTAATTAAGCGTTTTATAGAGTGACAAAATacgttttatagttgaaaaaattaatgcgaattgtttttaataaatttcattttatttaaggctaaggaaaagccacttttaacattacaatacaatatacaatatacaatacatatatcttttattttgtttattgctgTTTTATGTAACAAAGGCAAATCCACGTTAGAATTCACGAATACAAAGCCAGTCGAACTCGCCATTAATTATTACTCAGTTATACGGATTTTATCAGTTACAGTTTATGCTATGATTAACGTatacaatagaataaaaaaatctCTTTGCCGTCACTGTTGAGTGAAAATCACgtacgttattttttttattcacatgtttTGTTGCTAAATAAGCTTGAAAATCTCATAGCGCACATACGAAACATTTTAATTCAGAAATACTTGTAGTGCCGTCCATAGTGAAGTATTGAAATTGTAGGTACTCTTTCAATCTCTTTCAAGTAAGCAATATTATTTCAGTAGAAGAAAAAGAGTGTgaagaatattataaaagaacCATAAAAAGGGATAACGAAAGAAGATTTGAAGTTAAAATAACCTTCAATTCTAATACACGCCCATTAGGGGACTCAAAACAGCAAGCATATGTGAGACTGCTGCAATTAGAGAAGAAATTTCAAAGAGACAGAAACCTTGAAAAAGAGTACAGGAAATTTATGAAGGAATATGAAGACTTAGGtcacatgaaattgaataaaaccgaaaccataaataggCAAGAGTATTACCTTCCTCATCATTCAGTAATAAAAGAGGATATTATCACAACAAAATGTAGAGCTGTGTTTGACGCTTCTAGTAAATGTTTAACAGGAATTAGTCTCAATGATATAATGCACTCTGGACTTCGTTTGCAACAAGAtcttacaaatatattaataaattggaaCTCGTACAAAATAACATATACggcagatctagagaaaatgtttaggcaaataaagataGCTGAAGAAGATCAAGTTTACCAGAAGATATTATGGAGACAGTCTGTAAAAGAACCAATAAAGGAGTATCAGTTGTCAACAGTAGCATACGGTATGAAGGCCATACCTTGCATTAAGAACGATACAGGACTTACGTAATGACGAGAAATTAAAATATCCACTAGCTGCGGAAATTGTTAAACACAACATGAACGTAGACGACGTGCTAGCTGGATCAGAAACGATGGCTGAAGCTTATCAAGCTCAAACAGAGTTAACATAACTGTTCAAGAAAAGGGGTTTTGTATTAAGTAAATGGCTTAGTAATAGTCAAGATTTAATAGAAATCATACCGGAGGAACTAAAAAGTGTCGATCTTAAAATGTTAGACAAAGAAGATGCTAGGGATCCATTGGTCACCGGTTGAAGATGTAATTACATTTAAAATAGATATAACCgaacataaaaaaataacaaagaggCTAGTGTTATCGGAAAATGGCAAAAATATATGACCCATTGGGATGGATTGCGCCAGTTATAATGCAATCAAAAATATTCATACAAGATTTGTGGACAAAAAGGATAAGTTCGAACAAAGAATTGGATAATTCTGATCAAACCCAAGGGTTGACTATTACTTACAGCTAAAACACCTTGAAGAGATAGTAATACCTAGGTTGAATAATCTTACCAATTCAGGGAAAATAGAATTGAATGGATTTGATGATGCGTCTACGAAAGGATAAGGAGCAGTAATATATACTAGAACATTATATCCTGATGTAAAAATAAGCCTTATAGTAGCCAAAATAAAGGTTGCACCAGTTAAAGGTTTAACAACACTGCCGAAGTTAGAATTGTGTGCAGCATTGCTGCTTAGCAGACTCATAAAAAGAACAATTCAAACGCTAAATCGCAATGATGTGGAAATATATGCATGGTCTGATTCCAAAATTACTCTGTTTGTAACGAACAGAGTAACCGAAATAATAGACACCATACAACCTGATCGCTGGTTTAAAGTAGATACAAAAGAAAACCCAGCAGTCTATTATAGATAGTTACCTAATTAACATCTATAGGGTAATTATTAGTAGCtatcaataaaactataatttttactcaacattttattgtattaccATCATTGATCGAAAAGaatcggacaaaggggcattacaaAACGATTCGATTCTTATAACTACGTTCAAATCTGTCCATTGGTTACTTGAAATTGGATACTTGAAATTATAAGAAATGTTGATTAAAGATCATTAGAGTTATTGTTGATCTTCCAGTGgcgtacaatttttttttaagtatgtgaGGTAGCGTTACTtgttttgaagaatttttacatTTACCATTACCATTTACCATTTCAATCTGTGTGcgtccactgctaaacataggTATCCCGCTCTTTCCATTTGTTTCTCTTTTGTGCGGCTTGCATCTAATTATTGCTAACATGCTTCAGGTCATCAGTTCATCTAGTTGGTGGGTGTCCCCTGCTttatattgcttcttgccttaGTCTCCACtctctccgttcggctcgcggagataagaatacggccgaggtcagaaggccctgcctgccgtaaggggcaactaatgggtaggaatcgagaggtggagagccgtcgcttgaggtgtcgggtttgtagaaacgcacacggccGCTTAGGCGACaaggtcaccggtctacattcctagtatccgagacgagactctcggggaccactctactctcattccaagagaaccaggcgaggtcccggcacgtacccgtcaggagattcaagagtggtagaggagagattctcggcggcgacctgtctacgtgcgaggtggaaattcctctgcctgcttcgcctatccgcccgtgggtgggataacgggtaggtgcggtaatcgcaacacaggtactacggggaaggtgaagccccacgaaacgtttttggtatacgtggcgtggcaccttcattttTGTGTCGGACTCTTAGGGGCAGTGGATTCGTTAACGGTCGTATAgacgaaaggccaggtagaccagggtcctgcccgTTTCTTTAATTGGAGGGCACAAACGCTTTGCAaagtctccactctaaaatacgccTTGTTTATTGGttatctgataatctggcgaaGTGTTCTGCCCAATTCCTTTTTAAAGACGCGATTTTTTCGGTAGCGTCTGTTGTCATTGTTCTATGACGTATTTCTTAGTTTGGGaatcggtctctcagagagacacccaacatctgacGCTCCATggccatctgagtcacgcgaatcttatagGTAATGTATTTTGATAAGAGCTATGACATTCTAAATAACAGATAAACTTGTGTACTGTATTGGTATGACTCATAGCTCTTATCAAAATCCATTACCAtttactaccttttttgtgagtgtcaTGTGagttaaaattttacaaaatttgaggtacacctattttgggatacggagattccatgtttgatatttgcaatgtggCCAGATTTGCcatttctcttatattattagtaactttggtttttcaaattcataaCTCTGTATATttagtcattattggaatctccaCTAATGATTTTATGTAGTttggaaggtcttaaatacataaaacagtgcaaaatatgtagattttaataaattcaaatatttaaatgtagaataCTGTGATTTTAACATTTGTCCACCATTTACATTATTACctaaaactgacagtagttgTGTTTCGAAAAGTTCTGCATGATCATTTCTTTAAACTGGCTTTTAACGCAAAATAACGAATTACTATTCTAATAAGGAGAGGGTGCGGTGACAGAAAAAGACCCTATTGTGGAGTAGTCAACTTGTTCAATGATACTTTCTCAAACCATGTTCATATTCATAAGGCGACGTTTCAAAAAACTGTAAAGCTGTTTAAGGAGTCTGGAGAAGTAAAAGATAGATACCGATCAGCTACACATTTTTCTCTAAACACTCAACATTTTTATTTTCCttctcctctatcctttatcattcgtaaggatgtggtgacgttatgttatttgacgaatggttgctaccaattcttctctctcctgcctcagacagagagtaacggtagcgcactttatttggtctgaccatcggagtggcgatcttcctcgggttcttttaccatctaccttgccttcaaccaccaacctctccatgctctccattcgtctggtaatgtgtccaaagtacctcaatatattttggttgatgattgtgataagcctagtattgatgtcgagtgctgtcaatattgagacatttgtgcgatgtgaTGTCTAgtgtatgcgcatcattctacaatatacccacatttcaaagggcATTATACGTCatgagtcggactttttaatggtccaagtttaTGACGCATAGGTAGAGACAGGAAAAATAAGCGTCCAtactaggcgcagtttcgtgttcctggttatgtccgtatctttccagatttttgTAAGTTTGACCTttgctgatctggccattgtaaggcTAGACAtatctcttcttcgcatccaccattgtttgtgataaTAGAACCTAATTAATTGAAATGGCTTACAACTTCAAACTCCGCTAAGTTTCGTATTTTcggctggttatttctaattcgatcgattatcattaccttggtcttctgtgcaataattttaagtccatattctcaactaatagtatctagtctgttcatgatgtattcaagattatttgttgatgatgctagtactaaagtgtcgtcagcatagcggagattgctgatttttcgGCCTCCGACTGATATTCCTCCTTGCCATCCGTCGAATACAATGCGCATTATGTGTTCGCTGTGTATATAGAATAACATGGGAGAGATAATACATCCTTGACGAACACCGGcctttagtttaaaattatcggagtatatgatgttgactcttacgtttgctgtgttgttgatataCAGTTATAGTAGGTATATTAGATGT
The genomic region above belongs to Diabrotica undecimpunctata isolate CICGRU chromosome 8, icDiaUnde3, whole genome shotgun sequence and contains:
- the LOC140448704 gene encoding uncharacterized protein; the encoded protein is MAAFLVEEKECEEYYKRTIKRDNERRFEVKITFNSNTRPLGDSKQQAYVRLLQLEKKFQRDRNLEKEYRKFMKEYEDLGHMKLNKTETINRQEYYLPHHSVIKEDIITTKCRAVFDASSKCLTGISLNDIMHSGLRLQQDLTNILINWNSYKITYTADLEKMFRQIKIAEEDQVYQKILWRQSVKEPIKEYQLSTVAYGMKAIPCIKNDTGLT